AGACCCCCACGGTCCccatgcagaggacctgggtagatttcctggtcggggaactggatcccacgtgcAGTAACTGAGACCCCACACAGccccaaaaacaaaaaccagcctCTGGCTGCAGTGGGAGACGGGGAGAGCACCAAACAGTGTCCTTAACAGAAAGCCTGGCCCGGGGCCCTGCCCTGCAGACATCCTCTGCTGACCCTGTGGGTCTGTGACAGTCCTGCCGCTGAAATCTTCTGGGCCCACATGGGTCAGAGGCGTTCACATTCTCATGATCAAATGTGGAATTTCCCTTCTCTCttattttcatggtttttttcccttagtgttgatttttcaaaaagattGTGACGTAAGCACTTCGTATGCTTGCAAGGTCGATTTCCGTTCCATccttgaactttttaaaattaaacttgacACTCAGGTAGCTGTGGCCTCCGTTGTGAGAAGTGGCAGTGAGGACCCTCTCATCTTTGTCCCCCAGTGGTAACGTCTTGGAAACCGATGAAATAGCAAGACTAGGATCTTGACGTAGTTTCATCCCACACAGACGGCGCCTTACCGCTATGGCCTCCCTGACACCCGCCTGCCCCCGCCCTAAGCCCCGACAGCCCCTCATCCCTATGTTCTTATCATTAGAGGACGCAGATAAGTGATGTCATGCACGATGGCTTTTTCCGCTGAGCGGGGCTCCCTGGAGAGTCACCAGGCCCCTGTGTGTCAGGAGcgccttccttcctccctgccgCTGGCCGCTGGCCGCTCTCCGGGGTGCAGTGTGCGAGAATAACAGCTTAATTCTTAATTGTTCATTGGGAAAACAGACCGTAATTTACTCTGTTTTTGGATGTATGTTGTTTTTCGTTAATGCACAGCTAgtagttggacaccactgaggcgactcagcagcagcagcggccttGTACTTGCTCTTAAGTTATGTTTGCGTCTCTGGCTCTTTCTTGGGGGTGCAGCCGTGCAGTCAGGCAGGGgctcctgtgtgcctgtgtgtttccAAACCAGGCATGTCGTAGCTGGTGACACAGGCTGTGAGCGGGGGTCTTTAGGCTGCTGTGCCCAGGGGCCCGGGCAGTCAGGCTGATGGACTCCAGGGGTCTTGGGAAGCAGGGGGGTGGGATCAGGGAGCCCCGGGGTCCGCAGGGGTGCCTCCCTAACAGGCCCTGTCCTGCCCCTCAGTGCTGGACGCAGCGGGCCTGGCGCGGAACCTCTTCAACCACCTGTGGCAGGCGTGCGGCCAGTGGCAGCAACAGGTGCCGCCGGTGGCCCGGGCCCCGCAGCGCCAGTGGCTGGTCTCCGCACACGCCATCCGCAACGCCCGCCGCAGGATGGAGGACCGGCATGTATGCCTCCCCGCCTTCAACCTGCTCTTCGGCCTGGAGGTGAGTGGGGCCCGGGGTGGGAGGGGACCCTGGTGCCCAGCGGGGCCGCCGGCCGGAGCCCCAAGCAAGTGGGATGCCCACTGCTGCCATAAGCACCTGCCGGGGACTGGGTGACCAGGCTCATCGTCCCCGCCCAGCTGGGCCGGGGAGGCCCGGGACCCGCCCACTCGGCCCCCTGCTTGCTGAGCtgcaccccacccacccccccagaGCCGCCTGGGGCCTCTGCCCCAGCCCACGCGCCCCCATAGCCAGGCCAGAGCAGAAGCTGAGGCTCCCGAGGGTCGTCCTCCCCAagaccccccgcccccagctcggTCTGTCTGGTGGCAAGGCTGTGCGTCCCCCAGTGCCTGGGGCGGCCAGGCCGTGACCCCGCCCTGCACTCCCCGCCAGGACTCGGTGGAGCGCGCCTACTTCGCAGTGTTCGACGGGCACGGAGGAGCGGACGCCGCGAGGTACGCGTCCGTGCACGTGCACGCGGTTGCCGCCCGCCGGCCAGAGCTGGACACAGACCCCGCGGAGGCCCTCCGCGCGGCCTTCCGCTGCACCGACGAGATGTTCCTCCGGAAGGCCCGGCGAGAGGTGAGCGCGGAGTGGGGGTGCCGGGACGGGCCTCAGCGAGGAAGGCGGCGGAAGGGCCCCCACCGGAGCCCACTGGCCAGTGCGTCCCCTCGCTCCTGCCTCGACGGGCCTGTGGCTGGAACCCGCGTGGGGCTCTCTCCAGCAGAGGGTGTGCAGGCCTCACGGGGCGGGCAGCGAGACTGTCTCGTAGTCAGGGGCGGCGGGATGACAGGCGCGGGGCTCTTCCTTGTGGTTCCCAAGAGGAGACGCCACCCCACGCCAGGGCCATGCGGGAAGCCTGCAGGGTCGGCCAGGGGACAAAGGACAGCTTGGCTCCCGTGGGCAGGCACCGCGGCAAGCTGAGAATCGGATGGTTTGACTAGGCCTAGGGGCTCTGGCCCACAGGACGGTCCCCAGCCATCAGGGCAGGGAAGATGGCCTGGGCCAGGAACCACGGAAGTGCTGAGGACCTGGGCCCAGAGCGGCCGGCTCAAGCAGGTCACAGAGCGCATCTGGGAAGATGCTAGCGCTCTCTTGGAGTTAGCTCTGGGAGCGAGGGCCCGCTTCAGGGTTCAGAAGGCCCTCGGTTTGTCTCCACGTAGTAAAATGCAGAAGACAAAGCACAGGATCAGGGCGGGCAGATCTCAGAGGCCCCAAGGGCTTGGTTCCGGACCACCTCTGCAACGTGCACGTAGTGAGGAGGCAAGTCTCGTGACAGTCAGCTTCCCGGCAGATAAAGGCTGGGTTTGCTCTCTGCCCTCATCTGCAAGCAGGCAGCTGCGTCATGTCTGAACGCAGCAGGCTCCTGAAACAACAGCTAGTTGCTAAAAACCCCGTCGTTGGAGCCTCCATCGCAGCGCGTGCGCTTTCTGCCGTGGAGACGTGAGGGGACCGACCGCAGATCGCTGAGACAGAGAGTCAAGGTGTTACTGTCCCAGCATTATAGCCACCGCCCCCGGCCCCCCAGGCAGGCCCGCCCGGACTGCCGGTGTTGGCAGCTACGCGGACCCACCGTTTGTTTCTGAGAGAAGAAAGGGGGCATCTGGCTCCTGACCTGACTGCCCACCTTCCCTCCCCTCGCACCTCAGGGTCCTCCAGCCCCGCAGGATGGATGCTAAGATGGTTTTAGAGACCTGGAAACAGCCAGGTGTCTCCGGAGGGGATGTGGGGAAGGGGACACAGTCTGAGCACAGACCCTCAACAAGGCTGGACTTTGCATGTGAACAGAAAAGCTTCCAGGTCCGAGACCCCGGGGTGGGCGCCCAGGCACCCAGGAGTGAGAAAGAGTTCCCTGCAGCAGGTGCTTAGCTCAGGCTATGACGATCCTGACTCACCTTTGCTGAGGTGTAGTTGACACATGACAGGCTCCATGTGTCCAGAGTACCGGCTGGGGGGTGGGCGCATGCCTGCGGCCTCCTCGCCCCCCTCACCCGCGTGCGCCCTCTCCCTGCAGCGGCTGCAGAGTGGCAGTACGGGCGTGTGCGCGCTCATCGCGGGCAACACCCTGCACGTGGCCTGGCTCGGGGACTCCCAGGTTCTTCTGGTGCAGCAGGGGCAGGCAGTGAAGCTGATGGAGCCACACAGACCCGAGCGGCAGGTAAGGGGCCCCATCCTCCTGGGGGGCTCCAGGCGCTCCTCCAGAGGggggcgccccgccccgccccagcggGTCCCCTAAAGCTGGGCGCGCTGGCTGCCAGGAATCTCACAGAGCCCTTCCTGTCTCAGCGACACGGAGCCCAGAGCTGCAGGACGGAGCTTGGTATCTGCTGGCAGGTGGCCCAGGAGGCAGGGTTGACACGCAGGCGGGGCGCACCGGGTGGTGGGGAGGCCTCAGGCGGGGGTGGCGCGCGGTCGGAGCTGGGCGGGGCCAAGCCCGGGGCAGCGGGCCGCGAGGAGGCGCTAGGGATGCGAACACACGCAGACCCCGCGGCAGGTGCGGCCCAGCAGGCTGCCGGAGGCCGGGCTGAGACTCCAGGACGCACTTGGCAGGGAGCCTGGCAGCTCCCAGAACAGTGGGGCCAGCAGAGGGCGAGCTGGGGGCCGGGTCGGCTCTGGGGAGGGCCTGCCCGTGAAGGCGAGGGGGGCAAAAAGGAAGGGTATGGGCTTCAGGGATGCAGAGTCCGGGAGACCTTGGCACCCAGGAGGGCAGCCGTGCCTTCGGCCTGAGGCCCTGGAGCTGTTGGTGGGATATTCCCTGGGGGTGTGGGGCCTGGAGGGGCTGCAGGACACACACACCCACCTGTGAGTTGAGCAGGGCTGGGGTCATGGAGCTCTGGGCTCTGCACGGGGGAGGTGGCAGGCGATGGGTGAGCCTCCTCAGAAGTGGGGGGCACAGGTGAGCGGGCTGGGAGGGTGGGGTCCGTGGGAGGACGCAGTGGCCAGGGCCCTGGATGAGCGGAGCCGCGGGAACCCACCCCCAGCCAGCAGCTCTGGATTGGGCCTTGGGGAGGCTGGGGTGAGAGGGTGGCCGGGCTGGTGGGGGGCCTGTGCCCCAGGATACCCCGCCTGGACCGGGCGGGGGCAGAGACGGGAGCTGCAGGGGAGGCGTGGGGGTGACTGCAGCCGCGTTGGAGACACCTCTGCTCGGGGAGTTTCCAGAGATTGGAGACAGTTTCAGGGCCCGAGGCTGGGCCGGGCCTGTGCGGTCCTCTCAGGCCTGGAGCCCCGTGGTGGAGCTCCAGGGAGCCAGATGGGGGTATGGCGGGTAGAGGGGCCCAGGGCTCGTCCAGGGCCTGTTCAGCGtcacccagccctgcccaggggAGGCACAGCGTCCCCGAGAGACGGCAGCGGAGGGCCCCTCAGCGACCTGGGCCCTGGCTCTCTCCGCTGCCGTGAGCATGTTCCCCAAGCCCGAAAAGCTGCGCAGGGACAGGGCGCGCGTCCGCCTCGGCACTGGCACCTTCAGCCGCGCCTGCGTCAGCggggcagttcaggtggtctggctTGCCTCCCCGCCGCACGGTTCCCAGCGCTGCCCTGGATGCCAGCTGGCCTCCCCTCGGACGGCGTGGGCACACCCTGGCTGTCTCCACAGGACGAGAAGGGCCGCATCGAGGCGCTGGGCGGCTTCGTGTCACACATGGACTGCTGGAGGGTCAACGGGACCCTGGCTGTGTCCAGAGCCATTGGTAAggaggccaggggctgggagggggcccGGCACGGCAGGGTCACCTGTGGAGGGGCTCGGGTGAACCCGGGGCACACATGCAGACGCCTTAGCAGCTTGCCTCCCAGCTACATAACGGCAGTTTCAGTCACCTTAAGACAATCTCTCAGGAGGGCCCAGGGGAGGCCCTTGGCTCAGCCCGGGAGGGCTGAAGGTGACCCTGGGGCGGTCTGTAAAGGAGGCTGGCCACCTTATGTTTTCTAGCTTAAAAACAAAGTAgcattccctcccttcccctcggCCTCCAGCGACTATGGGGCTTCCGTCTCCCCCCAGGGCTGAAGAAATGCCTCCCGGCTTTCTAGCCCCCCCAGGAGCCCAGCCCCTCCTCTCACCGGCCTGCTCTGTCTGCCGCCCAGAGCACTTGGTGCCGCACGAAGCTACCTTTCGGCAGCCGTGTGCCCCGTGAGCCGCCGTGCCTCGGAGGTGGGGTGGCCGCAGGCTGCCCAGGGCAGCAGCAGGGCGCCCGGCcctcaccaccctccccaccaccctcccctggCCCAGGGGACGTCTTCCAGAAGCCCTACGTGTCTGGGGAGGCGGACGCGGCCTCGTGGGAGCTGACGGGCTCCGAGGACTACCTGCTGCTGGCCTGCGACGGCTTCTTCGACGTGGTCCCCCACCAGGAGGTGGCCGGCCTCGTGCGCAGCCACCTTGCGGGGCCG
This window of the Capra hircus breed San Clemente unplaced genomic scaffold, ASM170441v1, whole genome shotgun sequence genome carries:
- the PPM1F gene encoding protein phosphatase 1F isoform X3, which encodes MAEGAPQPSGQTAEETPGFLHALLRDFPAPLSPESPLPWKVPGPVLTLEEAEGELAELALGFLSSRSAPPSLAACLAHEAVSQLLRSDLSEFRKLPEQEEDGDRVEEKAPVTLLDAAGLARNLFNHLWQACGQWQQQVPPVARAPQRQWLVSAHAIRNARRRMEDRHVCLPAFNLLFGLEDSVERAYFAVFDGHGGADAARYASVHVHAVAARRPELDTDPAEALRAAFRCTDEMFLRKARRERLQSGSTGVCALIAGNTLHVAWLGDSQVLLVQQGQAVKLMEPHRPERQDEKGRIEALGGFVSHMDCWRVNGTLAVSRAIGDVFQKPYVSGEADAASWELTGSEDYLLLACDGFFDVVPHQEVAGLVRSHLAGPRGSGLRVAEELVAAARERGSHDNITVVVVFLRDPQGPAGTRA